From a region of the Oryza sativa Japonica Group chromosome 6, ASM3414082v1 genome:
- the LOC4341009 gene encoding uncharacterized protein, with amino-acid sequence MIQLMFTVLTAEAAVAIALLFKTPVRKLAMLGLDRLKRGRGPVMVRTVAATVLVVLASSVHSMNKIRGRAAGELDGAGAGTLTPTDQVLLARHLLEASLMGYSLFLALVIDRLHNYIREVRGLKRNLEAASKLNKTLDEAKLIGSSDESKTYQKDIASLNEEIKKMKRQLKEKANEAKDAEAKALAAQKQSEGLMIEYNHLVEDNKHLHDQLESADLTVSRSDGKKNT; translated from the exons ATGATCCAGCTGATGTTCACGGTGCTCACGGCGGAGGCCGCCGTGGCGATCGCGCTGCTGTTCAAGACGCCGGTGCGGAAGCTGGCGATGCTCGGCCTCGACCGTCTCAAGCGCGGCCGCGGACCCGTCATGGtgcgcaccgtcgccgccaccgtcctcgtcgtcctcgcctccAGCGTCCACAGCATGAACAAGATCCGCGGACGCGCCGCtggcgagctcgacggcgcgggggCGGGGACGCTCACCCCCACCGACCAGGTCCTCCTCGCCCGCCACCTCCTCGAGGCCTCGCTCATGG GATACTCCTTATTCCTTGCTCTGGTCATTGACCGGCTCCATAACTATATCAGAGAAGTACGAGGGCTCAAAAGAAATCTGGAGGCTGCGTCAAAGCTGAACAAGACACTAGACGAAGCAAAGCTTATTGGAAGCTCTGATGAGAGCAAGACATACCAGAAAGACATAGCTTCATTGAATGAGGAGATTAAGAAGATGAAACGTCAGCTAAAAGAAAAGGCAAATGAGGCCAAGGATGCAGAGGCTAAAGCCCTAGCTGCCCAAAAGCAATCTGAAGGTCTAATGATTGAATATAACCACCTAGTGGAGGACAATAAGCATCTCCATGACCAACTGGAGTCAGCAGACCTCACGGTGTCACGTTCTGATGGCAAGAAGAATACTTAA